The following proteins are co-located in the Parafannyhessea umbonata genome:
- the smc gene encoding chromosome segregation protein SMC gives MYLKSLTLKGFKSFADKTQLVFDPGLTVVVGPNGSGKSNISDSILWVLGEQSAKMLRGQAMEDVIFSGSSGRQAVGLAEVTIVLDNTDRTLPIDFSEIAITRRMYRSGESEYLINGAPSRLRDITDILHDSGLGKDTHSIISQGKLDSILASRPEERRELVEEAAGISKHRRRKERSERKLKAMQDNLTRAKDIEREINRQLRPLERQVDKARHHRDVTRQLQELETTLLVDDLRQLQDRYGTLAARGKEADAAIELAQYRLDEKNRDLEKYQSLLEQKGIFVGDLGEQRRRMQDLLGRMDSDMRLLEEKGKNMVERLSEMRMNLSAMERQSREAAEEHERVEGEYSDARVEADDLQRRVSELGPAAREAAERRRQLGKRVAQLTGDVRASQRTADSETLAFAKLRDQISNAEVEDQMFQSRLKQIEDGAQTAKEALDSRRAERERTETALAEAREREDGVSRRIRECKDAVSRARSAEGDARGRLSSSKATLSALEAVDRQTQNASALVAALAKARPDAIECRVADLFEAPAELEGVVESLLGEDLSALVARDADGVVGLVEEALGKSAKGVATIVSLDAAPGCADASGAPGRGVAESLTVRGGARALVGALLGDVRLVDGVREAVEAHAKAPAFTYVTPQGVIVLPDGRTTVGTSAGAEQGALERKRRIRALREAVPELEDALAKAGEAIAAAERELSEARDESARVKGDVARLNGELSSATSEVGRLEAQLRQAESERAQVSKNRAAAAERASKAREEVERHKRAAQEAEERTSDLSRQLEEASAERQRASREESETEGKLSDAKLKLATIVERRNHLAVREEQLARQVADLEKRRGQTEESSRALDVLRLRVEPLHARYEAVQERALAWAARLKDRASLAEADSDSLKKTIADAREAVNRASTELEGAKTAASDVRVEVGKVEVQVENAINDIVSRGYVLEDALALPEPEDRAETERVVSRLRRELEDIGPVNEVAMDEYERLKKRSDYIGEQVADLEQARKALTKITAAIERKMRRQFLIVFDQVNANFSEIFSLLFPGGKAHLEMTDPDHLDETGVEIVAQPQGKRIQKMTLMSGGEKSLTALALLFAVYRTRTVPFYVFDEVEAALDDSNLSKLLDAIEQLKETTQLIVISHQRRTMEQADVLYGVSMQADGVSHVVSQRLDKETGKVVEA, from the coding sequence GTGTATCTGAAGTCGCTCACGCTCAAGGGATTCAAGTCCTTCGCGGACAAGACGCAGCTGGTGTTCGACCCCGGCCTCACGGTCGTGGTCGGGCCAAACGGCAGCGGCAAGTCGAACATATCTGACTCGATCCTGTGGGTGCTGGGCGAGCAGAGCGCGAAGATGCTGCGCGGCCAGGCGATGGAGGACGTGATCTTCTCGGGATCTTCCGGCAGGCAGGCCGTAGGTCTTGCCGAGGTCACGATCGTGCTGGACAACACGGACCGCACGCTGCCGATCGACTTCTCAGAGATAGCGATTACGCGCAGGATGTACCGCTCCGGGGAGTCGGAGTACCTCATCAACGGCGCGCCGTCGCGCCTGCGCGACATTACGGACATCCTGCACGACTCTGGCCTCGGCAAGGACACGCACTCCATCATCAGCCAGGGCAAGCTGGACTCCATTCTGGCAAGCCGTCCGGAGGAGCGCCGCGAGCTGGTGGAGGAGGCGGCCGGCATATCGAAGCACCGCCGCCGCAAGGAGCGCTCCGAGCGCAAGCTGAAGGCGATGCAGGACAACCTGACGCGCGCCAAGGACATTGAGCGCGAGATAAACCGCCAGCTGCGCCCGCTGGAGCGCCAGGTGGACAAGGCGCGCCACCACCGCGACGTCACGAGGCAGCTGCAGGAGCTTGAGACGACGCTCCTGGTGGACGACCTCCGCCAGCTGCAGGACCGCTACGGCACGCTCGCCGCCCGTGGCAAGGAGGCGGACGCCGCCATAGAGCTGGCGCAGTACCGTCTGGACGAGAAGAACCGAGACCTCGAGAAGTACCAGTCCCTTCTGGAGCAGAAGGGCATCTTCGTAGGCGACCTAGGCGAGCAGCGCCGCCGCATGCAGGACCTGCTGGGCCGCATGGACTCCGACATGCGGCTTCTGGAGGAAAAGGGCAAGAACATGGTGGAGCGCCTCTCTGAGATGCGCATGAACCTGTCTGCCATGGAGCGCCAGTCGCGCGAGGCCGCCGAGGAGCACGAGCGCGTGGAGGGCGAGTACTCCGACGCGCGCGTCGAGGCGGACGACCTGCAGAGGCGCGTGAGCGAGCTTGGGCCCGCGGCGCGCGAGGCCGCGGAGCGCCGGCGCCAGCTGGGCAAGCGCGTGGCGCAGCTCACGGGTGACGTGCGCGCATCGCAGCGCACGGCCGATTCAGAGACGCTCGCGTTCGCGAAGCTGCGCGACCAGATCTCGAACGCCGAGGTCGAGGACCAGATGTTCCAGAGCCGCCTGAAGCAGATCGAGGACGGCGCCCAGACGGCGAAAGAGGCTCTCGACAGCAGGCGCGCGGAGCGCGAGAGGACGGAGACGGCGCTGGCGGAGGCCCGCGAGAGGGAGGACGGCGTTTCTCGACGCATCCGCGAGTGCAAGGATGCGGTGTCGAGGGCACGCTCCGCCGAGGGCGACGCGAGGGGAAGGCTGTCCTCCTCGAAGGCGACGCTCTCCGCGCTGGAGGCCGTGGACCGCCAGACGCAGAACGCGAGCGCCCTGGTTGCCGCGCTCGCAAAGGCGAGGCCGGATGCGATCGAGTGCCGCGTGGCGGACCTGTTCGAGGCGCCGGCGGAGCTGGAGGGGGTCGTGGAGTCGCTCCTGGGCGAGGACCTCTCCGCGCTTGTGGCGCGCGATGCCGACGGCGTGGTCGGCCTCGTGGAGGAGGCGCTTGGCAAGAGCGCGAAAGGCGTGGCGACGATCGTGTCACTCGACGCGGCGCCGGGGTGCGCGGACGCGTCCGGGGCGCCAGGCAGGGGCGTCGCGGAGTCGCTCACGGTGAGAGGCGGCGCGCGCGCCCTGGTGGGCGCCCTGCTGGGGGACGTGAGGCTCGTGGACGGCGTGCGCGAGGCCGTGGAGGCGCACGCGAAGGCGCCCGCGTTCACGTACGTGACGCCGCAGGGCGTGATCGTGCTCCCGGACGGGCGAACGACCGTGGGCACGTCCGCTGGCGCCGAGCAGGGCGCGCTTGAGCGCAAGCGCAGGATCCGCGCGCTGCGCGAGGCGGTGCCGGAGCTTGAGGACGCGCTGGCGAAGGCGGGAGAGGCAATCGCGGCGGCGGAGCGCGAGCTTTCCGAGGCACGCGACGAGAGCGCGCGCGTGAAGGGCGACGTCGCCCGGCTGAACGGCGAGCTTTCATCCGCGACGTCAGAGGTGGGTCGCCTGGAGGCGCAGCTGAGACAGGCGGAGAGCGAGCGCGCGCAGGTGAGCAAGAACCGCGCCGCGGCCGCGGAGCGCGCGAGCAAGGCGCGCGAGGAGGTCGAGCGCCACAAGCGCGCCGCCCAGGAGGCGGAGGAGCGCACGAGCGACCTGTCGCGCCAGCTGGAGGAGGCGAGCGCGGAGCGTCAGAGGGCGTCTCGCGAGGAGAGCGAGACGGAGGGCAAGCTCTCCGACGCGAAGCTGAAGCTCGCGACCATAGTCGAGCGCAGGAACCACCTGGCCGTTCGCGAGGAGCAGCTTGCCCGCCAGGTGGCCGACCTCGAGAAGCGGCGTGGGCAGACGGAGGAGAGCTCGCGCGCGCTGGACGTGCTGCGCCTGCGCGTGGAGCCGCTGCACGCGCGCTACGAGGCAGTGCAGGAGCGCGCGCTCGCATGGGCGGCGCGCCTGAAGGACCGTGCCTCGCTCGCCGAGGCGGACTCCGACTCGCTGAAGAAGACCATCGCGGACGCGCGCGAGGCCGTGAACCGCGCGTCGACGGAGCTCGAGGGCGCGAAGACGGCCGCGAGCGACGTAAGGGTCGAGGTGGGCAAGGTAGAGGTCCAGGTGGAGAACGCCATCAACGACATCGTGTCCCGCGGCTACGTGCTAGAGGACGCGCTTGCGCTTCCCGAGCCGGAGGACCGTGCGGAGACGGAGCGCGTCGTTTCTCGCCTGAGGCGCGAGCTCGAGGACATCGGGCCCGTGAACGAGGTCGCGATGGACGAGTACGAGCGCCTGAAGAAGCGCAGCGACTACATCGGCGAGCAGGTGGCGGACCTGGAGCAGGCGCGCAAGGCGCTCACGAAGATCACCGCGGCCATCGAGCGCAAGATGCGCCGGCAGTTCCTGATTGTGTTCGACCAGGTCAACGCGAACTTCTCGGAGATATTCTCGCTCCTCTTCCCTGGTGGCAAGGCCCACCTGGAGATGACGGACCCGGACCACCTGGACGAGACGGGCGTCGAGATCGTGGCTCAGCCGCAGGGCAAGCGCATACAGAAGATGACGCTCATGAGCGGAGGCGAGAAGTCGCTCACGGCGCTTGCGCTCCTCTTTGCGGTGTACCGCACCAGGACGGTCCCGTTCTACGTGTTCGACGAGGTCGAGGCGGCGCTGGACGACTCGAACCTCTCGAAGCTGCTCGATGCGATCGAGCAGCTGAAGGAGACGACCCAGCTGATAGTCATTTCCCACCAGAGGCGCACCATGGAGCAGGCCGACGTGCTGTACGGCGTGTCCATGCAGGCAGACGGCGTGAGCCACGTCGTGAGCCAGCGCCTTGACAAGGAGACAGGAAAGGTGGTCGAGGCCTGA
- the ftsY gene encoding signal recognition particle-docking protein FtsY yields the protein MGMFDSLKRGLARSREAFAEVFYMGGEVDEDFWEDLEDRLVMGDMGAEVAMQVTDDLREQAAREGLKSARQLRDALAKRLAAEFAKAECDPFEDVPSCVLFVGINGAGKTTTVGKLAGVAKAEGKSCLIGGADTFRAAAIEQLEVWGQRSGVEVVTRERGADPASVCYDVLDRAEKDGTQLVLIDTAGRLHTSPELMRELEKVVRVTRKRASIPVRVVLVIDATTGQNGLNQAKEFNSALDLDGLIVTKLDGTAKGGIAVAISHDLNLPIYRIGVGEGIDDLQTFDAMDFARALVGEGEGE from the coding sequence ATGGGCATGTTCGACAGTCTTAAGCGCGGTCTCGCGCGGTCCCGCGAGGCGTTCGCGGAAGTGTTCTACATGGGCGGCGAGGTGGACGAGGACTTCTGGGAGGACCTCGAGGACCGGCTGGTCATGGGCGACATGGGTGCCGAGGTCGCCATGCAGGTGACGGACGACCTGCGCGAGCAGGCGGCGCGCGAGGGCCTGAAGTCCGCGCGCCAGCTGCGCGACGCGCTTGCGAAGCGCCTGGCGGCGGAGTTCGCGAAGGCGGAGTGCGACCCGTTCGAGGACGTGCCATCCTGCGTGCTGTTTGTGGGCATCAACGGCGCGGGCAAGACCACGACGGTCGGCAAGCTCGCCGGCGTCGCGAAGGCGGAGGGCAAGAGCTGCCTCATCGGTGGCGCCGACACGTTCCGCGCGGCCGCGATCGAGCAGCTCGAGGTCTGGGGCCAGCGCTCCGGCGTCGAGGTCGTCACGCGCGAGCGCGGCGCCGATCCCGCGAGCGTGTGCTACGACGTGCTGGACCGCGCCGAGAAGGACGGCACCCAGCTGGTGCTGATCGATACGGCGGGCAGGCTCCACACGAGCCCCGAGCTCATGCGCGAGCTGGAGAAGGTCGTTCGCGTGACGCGCAAACGTGCGAGCATCCCCGTGCGAGTCGTGCTCGTGATCGACGCGACGACCGGCCAGAACGGCCTGAACCAGGCGAAGGAGTTCAACTCCGCGCTCGACCTGGACGGGCTCATCGTCACGAAGCTGGACGGCACCGCGAAGGGCGGCATCGCCGTCGCGATATCGCACGACCTCAACCTCCCCATCTACCGCATCGGCGTGGGAGAGGGGATTGACGACCTTCAGACCTTTGACGCCATGGACTTCGCCCGCGCCCTCGTGGGTGAGGGAGAGGGGGAGTAG
- the ffh gene encoding signal recognition particle protein, producing MFNSLSDRLQDTFGKLRGKGRLTEDDINTAMREIRMALLEADVNYRVVKKFVAECKEKCMTAEVLESLSPAQNVVRIVLDQLTELLGTTESKLVLAQNRTPNVIMLVGLQGSGKTTAAAKLAYLLKRQGHSPLLAACDVHRPAAADQLETLGNEIGVKVYRGDGKDAVKVARESIQSAVDGLNDIVIVDTAGRLQIDEQMMQEAVDIKNAVKPDQVLMVVDAMTGQDIVNVVSEFANRVDFDGVIMSKLDGDARGGGALSVREVTGKPIKFVSMGEKPDSLEVFHPDRMAKRILGMGDVVSIIEEAQRVTDQKDIDDAERMLREGFTMDDMLTQMQQIRKMGGLKKILASLPGGERALQQAGGAVSDEQITRIEAMIHSMTKQERAKPKTINGQRRKRIAKGSGRSVQEVNQLLKQWSEMDKMMGKMRQLTNGGGNSRKTRRQMTNMMRNMGMGGKMPF from the coding sequence ATGTTCAACAGCCTTTCCGACCGACTTCAGGACACGTTCGGCAAGCTCCGCGGCAAGGGCCGCCTTACGGAGGACGACATCAACACCGCCATGCGCGAGATCCGCATGGCGCTTCTCGAGGCGGACGTGAACTACCGAGTCGTGAAGAAGTTCGTGGCGGAATGCAAGGAGAAGTGCATGACCGCCGAGGTGCTCGAGTCGCTCTCGCCTGCGCAGAACGTCGTGCGCATCGTGCTGGACCAGCTGACGGAGCTTTTGGGCACGACCGAGTCGAAGCTGGTTCTCGCGCAGAACCGCACCCCGAACGTGATCATGCTCGTGGGCCTGCAGGGTTCCGGCAAGACGACGGCTGCGGCGAAGCTTGCCTACCTGCTGAAGCGACAGGGCCACAGCCCGCTCCTCGCCGCGTGCGACGTGCACCGTCCCGCCGCTGCCGACCAGCTCGAGACCCTCGGCAACGAGATCGGCGTGAAGGTCTATCGCGGCGACGGCAAGGACGCGGTCAAGGTCGCCCGCGAGTCCATCCAGAGCGCAGTCGACGGTCTGAACGACATCGTGATCGTGGACACGGCCGGCCGCCTGCAGATAGACGAGCAGATGATGCAGGAGGCCGTCGACATCAAGAACGCGGTCAAGCCAGATCAGGTACTCATGGTCGTGGACGCCATGACCGGCCAGGACATCGTGAACGTGGTGAGCGAGTTCGCGAACCGCGTCGACTTCGACGGCGTCATCATGTCCAAGCTCGACGGCGACGCCCGCGGCGGCGGCGCCCTCTCGGTGCGCGAGGTCACCGGCAAGCCCATCAAGTTCGTCTCGATGGGCGAGAAGCCCGACTCCCTCGAGGTGTTCCATCCGGACCGCATGGCGAAGCGCATCCTCGGCATGGGTGACGTCGTCAGCATTATCGAGGAGGCCCAGCGGGTCACGGACCAGAAGGACATCGACGATGCCGAGCGCATGCTGCGCGAGGGCTTCACGATGGACGACATGCTCACGCAGATGCAGCAGATCAGGAAGATGGGCGGCCTTAAGAAGATTCTGGCGTCGCTTCCCGGCGGCGAGCGCGCACTCCAGCAGGCAGGGGGCGCCGTCTCGGACGAGCAGATCACGCGCATCGAGGCCATGATCCACTCCATGACAAAGCAGGAGCGCGCAAAGCCCAAGACCATCAACGGCCAGAGGCGCAAGCGCATCGCGAAGGGCTCCGGCAGGTCCGTCCAGGAGGTGAACCAGCTCCTGAAGCAGTGGTCCGAGATGGACAAGATGATGGGCAAGATGCGACAGCTCACCAATGGCGGCGGCAACTCTCGTAAGACACGCCGTCAGATGACCAACATGATGCGCAACATGGGCATGGGCGGAAAGATGCCGTTCTAG
- a CDS encoding L,D-transpeptidase family protein — protein MTDKQRPERQRIDVINARGEKVGQSSPQRDAKPSGRAARGAHFSQPANGTRAGRTATMAPPAMPATGAVAANDPHLDQDAMRVHERGASERGRKGRHGKAAAIVVGAVCAIYLGGCALWSHMYMPNTTINGESVAFKTPDAVAKEMSNKLGNYSLSASGDNVSLSLKGKDIDLKSDTSAYAADTMSKVNVWAWPVSIFTGNDLSAKADVSYSKERLDALVKAAVDSANQSATQPQSATATFDEKESKFVVVKEKAGTAVDADAVTKAVRKAILKGKSDLGLGESELVQPKYTSESAELTKAVETANKFVAAKQTLTANGKTVTTVEPKTIAQWITFGDDLSVSLNTDAIKQWASGDLAKTLNTVGAERKYQRADGKQVTVSGGTYGWSVDGDQLASTLASNIEGAKEASFDVPWSQKASEWNPGGADWGGRYLDVDLTEQHVRFYDGGKVIWESDFVSGDPTEGHGTPTGVYSINGNKGTDQTLKGLDENHDGQPDYTSHVNYWMPFITNLVAFHDAPWRSTFGGTVYQGNGSHGCINLPAAAAKQLYDITKVGDVVVVHG, from the coding sequence GTGACCGACAAGCAGAGACCGGAGCGCCAGCGCATCGACGTGATCAACGCGCGGGGCGAGAAGGTCGGACAATCCTCGCCGCAACGCGACGCCAAGCCGTCTGGCAGAGCCGCTCGCGGCGCGCACTTCAGCCAACCCGCCAACGGGACCAGGGCAGGCCGGACCGCCACCATGGCACCACCCGCGATGCCTGCGACGGGCGCCGTCGCCGCAAACGACCCGCACCTTGACCAGGATGCCATGCGCGTCCACGAGCGGGGCGCGTCCGAGCGCGGCCGCAAAGGACGCCACGGAAAGGCAGCGGCAATCGTCGTAGGGGCCGTCTGCGCCATCTACCTGGGTGGATGTGCCCTTTGGTCCCACATGTACATGCCGAACACCACTATCAACGGAGAGTCCGTCGCATTCAAGACCCCGGACGCCGTCGCGAAGGAGATGTCCAACAAGCTGGGCAACTACTCGCTCTCCGCCAGCGGTGACAACGTGAGCCTCTCGCTCAAGGGCAAGGACATCGACCTGAAGTCCGACACCTCGGCGTATGCCGCGGACACCATGTCAAAGGTGAACGTGTGGGCTTGGCCCGTCAGCATCTTCACTGGAAACGACCTCTCGGCGAAGGCGGACGTGAGCTACAGCAAGGAGAGGCTCGACGCCTTGGTGAAAGCCGCGGTCGACTCCGCGAACCAGAGCGCGACTCAACCACAGAGCGCCACCGCGACCTTCGACGAGAAGGAGAGCAAGTTCGTCGTCGTGAAGGAGAAGGCCGGAACCGCCGTGGACGCGGATGCCGTCACGAAGGCGGTTCGCAAGGCGATCCTGAAGGGCAAGTCCGACCTTGGTCTGGGCGAGTCCGAGCTTGTGCAGCCGAAGTACACCTCCGAGAGCGCCGAGCTCACTAAGGCCGTCGAGACGGCGAACAAGTTCGTCGCCGCGAAGCAGACGCTCACCGCGAACGGCAAGACCGTCACGACCGTAGAGCCTAAAACTATCGCGCAGTGGATAACGTTCGGCGACGACCTGTCCGTCTCCCTGAACACCGACGCCATCAAGCAGTGGGCCTCCGGCGACCTCGCGAAGACGCTCAACACCGTCGGCGCAGAGCGAAAGTACCAGCGCGCGGACGGCAAGCAGGTCACGGTCTCCGGCGGAACGTACGGTTGGAGCGTCGACGGCGACCAGCTTGCCTCCACGCTCGCGTCCAACATCGAGGGCGCGAAGGAGGCTAGCTTTGACGTGCCTTGGTCGCAGAAGGCCTCCGAGTGGAATCCCGGCGGTGCCGACTGGGGAGGCAGGTACCTGGACGTCGACCTCACCGAGCAGCACGTCCGCTTCTACGACGGAGGAAAGGTCATCTGGGAGAGTGACTTCGTCTCCGGCGACCCGACCGAGGGCCACGGCACCCCCACCGGCGTCTACTCCATCAACGGCAACAAGGGCACTGACCAGACGCTAAAGGGTCTCGACGAGAACCACGACGGACAGCCCGACTACACGAGCCATGTGAACTACTGGATGCCGTTCATCACCAACCTGGTGGCGTTCCACGACGCTCCGTGGAGATCCACATTTGGCGGCACCGTCTACCAGGGCAACGGCAGCCACGGGTGCATCAACCTCCCTGCGGCAGCCGCAAAGCAGCTTTACGACATCACGAAGGTCGGCGACGTCGTAGTGGTGCATGGCTAG
- a CDS encoding TrmH family RNA methyltransferase, which produces MAISRITSLADSRLDPYLRLSERQLRSVLHPEEALVILESLFVIKLAFERELDVVSVLVDERHVGALESAVPGLGEKGVDVLVANRGLLSQVTGFNVTRGYMAAARRPAAGSLCDVLEGARSVAVLEGLVDVSNLGAIFRNAAALGVDGVVLAPECADPLNRRAVRVSMGNVFLVPWAVAPRPWPGALMDELRQRGFGTVAMALDERAVRLDDPSLRRDPKTALFFGTEGTGLTRPVLDGVDRTVIIPMARGVDSLNVAASSAVAFWELFARRRG; this is translated from the coding sequence ATGGCAATTTCACGTATCACAAGTCTTGCTGACAGTCGGCTCGACCCTTACCTGCGGCTTTCCGAGCGGCAGCTTAGAAGCGTCCTGCATCCGGAAGAGGCCCTTGTCATCCTCGAGTCCCTGTTCGTGATCAAGCTCGCGTTCGAGCGGGAACTCGACGTGGTTTCGGTCCTGGTGGACGAGCGCCACGTGGGCGCTCTGGAGTCTGCCGTTCCCGGCCTGGGCGAGAAGGGCGTGGACGTCCTGGTTGCGAACCGGGGACTGCTGAGCCAGGTGACGGGCTTCAACGTCACGAGGGGCTACATGGCCGCCGCGCGCCGGCCGGCCGCAGGGAGCCTCTGCGACGTGCTGGAGGGCGCACGGTCCGTCGCGGTGCTCGAAGGCCTGGTGGACGTGAGCAACCTGGGGGCGATCTTCAGGAACGCGGCCGCCCTGGGGGTGGACGGCGTCGTGCTCGCGCCGGAGTGCGCGGACCCCCTCAACAGGCGCGCGGTGCGCGTTTCCATGGGAAACGTGTTCCTGGTGCCGTGGGCTGTCGCTCCGCGCCCGTGGCCGGGCGCGCTTATGGACGAGCTTCGCCAGAGGGGGTTCGGCACGGTGGCGATGGCGCTGGACGAAAGGGCCGTGCGCCTTGACGATCCGTCGCTTCGGCGGGACCCAAAGACGGCGCTCTTCTTCGGGACGGAGGGTACGGGTCTCACGCGGCCGGTGCTCGACGGCGTGGACCGGACCGTGATCATTCCCATGGCGCGCGGCGTTGACTCGCTCAACGTGGCGGCGAGCTCCGCCGTTGCGTTCTGGGAGTTGTTTGCGCGTCGCCGTGGCTAA
- the ftsH gene encoding ATP-dependent zinc metalloprotease FtsH: MDDKKKRQSMIVYLIIAIALAIGLRAYLYPSITQSQVQEVSYSQFVDMVDDGDVKTVKLNTGDSKIRFTTDKEGVTYETTQFPNDSGLVKRLRDAGVKFSAEIPDESDNLWLYMILSYVLPIVLIFGGGYLLNRRLRKQMGDDGPSMNFGGGFGMGGGLGRSNAKEVKGKETGVTFKDVAGQDEAKESLQEIVNFLSHPEKYAAIGARCPRGALLVGPPGTGKTLLAKAVAGEADVPFFQISGSEFVEMFVGRGAAKVRDLFKQANEKAPCIVFIDEIDTIGKKRGMSINSNDEREQTLNQLLTEMDGFDNHKGIVVLAATNQPDVLDPALLRPGRFDRRIPVELPDLVGREAILKLHANDVKMEPGIDFGFVARTTPGASGADLANIINEAALRAVRMGRSRVTQEDITESVDVVIAGEKKKSTVLNDHEKEVVAYHETGHAIVAAVQDGKTPVSKITIVPRTSGALGFTMQAEEDEHYLTTREEYEQRIAVLCGGRAAEELIFGHMTSGAANDIEKATKIARAMVTQLGMSDKFGMVALGESRNRYLGGGTELTCSDATATEIDNEVTAIVEKGHQTALKTLRDNRFKLHEIAHYLQKKETITGEEFMNILNRDDGFAPKYGGEQ, translated from the coding sequence ATGGACGACAAGAAGAAGCGACAATCGATGATCGTGTACCTGATCATCGCCATCGCGCTTGCAATCGGCCTGCGTGCGTACCTGTATCCCAGCATCACGCAGTCCCAGGTACAAGAAGTGAGCTACAGCCAGTTCGTCGACATGGTGGACGACGGTGACGTGAAGACCGTCAAGCTGAACACCGGCGACAGCAAGATCAGGTTCACGACCGACAAGGAGGGCGTGACGTACGAGACCACGCAGTTCCCTAACGACTCGGGGCTCGTGAAGCGCCTGCGCGACGCCGGTGTGAAGTTCTCGGCGGAGATCCCCGACGAAAGCGACAACCTGTGGCTGTACATGATCTTGAGCTACGTCCTCCCGATCGTGCTCATCTTCGGCGGCGGCTACCTCCTGAACAGGAGGCTGCGCAAGCAGATGGGCGATGACGGACCCTCCATGAACTTCGGCGGCGGATTCGGCATGGGCGGGGGTCTCGGCCGCTCGAACGCCAAGGAGGTCAAGGGCAAGGAGACGGGCGTCACGTTCAAGGACGTCGCGGGCCAGGACGAGGCGAAGGAGTCCCTGCAGGAGATCGTGAACTTCCTTTCGCACCCCGAGAAGTACGCGGCAATCGGTGCCCGATGCCCGCGCGGCGCGCTGCTCGTTGGTCCCCCGGGCACGGGCAAGACGCTGCTTGCGAAGGCGGTCGCCGGCGAGGCGGACGTCCCGTTCTTCCAGATCTCGGGCTCCGAGTTCGTCGAGATGTTCGTGGGCCGTGGCGCCGCGAAGGTACGCGACCTCTTCAAGCAGGCAAACGAGAAGGCCCCGTGCATCGTGTTCATCGACGAGATCGACACTATCGGCAAGAAGCGTGGCATGTCCATCAACTCGAACGACGAGCGCGAGCAGACGCTGAACCAACTCCTGACCGAGATGGACGGCTTCGACAACCACAAGGGCATCGTCGTTCTCGCCGCGACGAACCAGCCCGACGTGCTCGACCCGGCGCTGCTGCGTCCCGGCCGCTTCGACCGTCGCATCCCCGTCGAGCTCCCGGATTTGGTGGGCCGCGAGGCGATCCTTAAGCTTCACGCGAACGACGTGAAGATGGAGCCCGGTATCGACTTCGGCTTCGTCGCGCGCACCACGCCGGGTGCCTCTGGAGCGGACCTCGCAAACATCATCAACGAGGCGGCGCTCAGGGCCGTACGCATGGGTCGCTCCCGCGTGACGCAGGAGGACATCACGGAGTCCGTCGACGTGGTCATCGCGGGCGAGAAGAAGAAGTCCACGGTGCTGAACGACCACGAGAAGGAGGTCGTCGCGTACCACGAGACCGGCCACGCCATCGTCGCGGCCGTCCAGGACGGCAAGACGCCCGTCTCGAAGATCACGATCGTCCCGCGCACGTCCGGCGCGCTCGGCTTCACCATGCAAGCCGAGGAGGACGAGCACTACCTCACGACGCGCGAGGAGTACGAGCAGCGCATCGCTGTGCTCTGCGGCGGCCGAGCCGCCGAGGAGCTCATCTTCGGCCACATGACGTCCGGTGCCGCGAACGACATCGAGAAGGCGACGAAGATCGCCCGCGCCATGGTGACGCAGCTCGGCATGTCCGACAAGTTCGGCATGGTTGCGCTTGGCGAGTCGCGCAACCGCTACCTCGGTGGCGGCACGGAGCTCACGTGCTCCGACGCGACGGCGACCGAGATCGACAACGAGGTGACCGCCATCGTGGAGAAGGGCCACCAGACCGCGCTCAAGACCCTGCGCGACAACCGCTTCAAGCTCCATGAGATCGCGCATTACCTCCAGAAGAAGGAGACCATCACGGGCGAGGAGTTCATGAACATCCTCAACCGCGACGACGGCTTCGCGCCGAAGTACGGAGGCGAGCAGTAG